One Halobaculum sp. CBA1158 DNA segment encodes these proteins:
- a CDS encoding PaaI family thioesterase, whose product MSVADLLNGMPFADHMGIEVVEAADGEAVVDLPLTEDLSSVPGRRIAHGGVTYALADAAAGAAVISLHHKPTPTVDMRIDYLAPATDDLRAEATVIRDGGSVATADVRIEDADGVHVADARGTFKTAGGDDDGGAWGVTPGDDSLAE is encoded by the coding sequence GTGAGCGTCGCCGACCTGCTCAACGGGATGCCGTTCGCCGACCACATGGGGATTGAGGTCGTCGAGGCCGCCGACGGCGAGGCGGTCGTCGACCTCCCGCTGACCGAGGACCTCTCCTCGGTTCCCGGTCGCCGGATCGCCCACGGCGGCGTCACGTACGCGCTCGCGGACGCGGCCGCCGGCGCGGCGGTCATCTCCCTGCACCACAAGCCGACGCCGACCGTCGACATGCGGATCGATTACCTCGCGCCCGCGACCGACGACCTCCGGGCGGAGGCGACGGTCATCCGCGACGGCGGCAGCGTCGCCACGGCGGACGTCCGTATCGAGGACGCCGACGGCGTCCACGTCGCCGACGCCCGCGGGACGTTCAAGACCGCCGGCGGCGACGACGACGGCGGCGCGTGGGGCGTCACCCCCGGTGACGACTCGCTCGCCGAGTAG
- a CDS encoding TIGR01548 family HAD-type hydrolase: protein MRVDTVVLDVDGVLVDVADSYRRAVVESVERRYGDTLARDDLQAFKDAGGFNNDWELTDAVALYVLARDRGLAADVAAFTDAIAANGTGLDGARATVRDALGDEAADEIEAAWDPDALRETFQALYLGTELYRDIEGEEPPFEAPGFVHDEPVIVEEATVDALTEGYPVCVLTGRPAAEADIALARAGLDVPDDRRFTMDDWEAGKPNPRALVTLAERTDADRVAFVGDTLDDVRTAVNAADADGSRTYHGIGVLTGGLAGADGRAKFADAGAEAVLDSVNDLPGLLE, encoded by the coding sequence ATGCGAGTCGACACGGTCGTGTTGGACGTCGACGGCGTGCTCGTCGACGTGGCCGATTCCTACCGCCGGGCGGTCGTCGAGAGCGTCGAGCGCCGGTACGGCGACACCCTCGCCCGCGACGACCTCCAGGCGTTCAAGGACGCCGGCGGCTTCAACAACGACTGGGAGCTGACCGACGCCGTCGCGCTGTACGTCCTCGCCCGCGACCGCGGCCTCGCGGCCGACGTGGCCGCTTTCACCGACGCCATCGCAGCTAACGGCACGGGCCTCGACGGCGCGCGCGCGACCGTTCGCGACGCCCTCGGCGACGAGGCTGCAGACGAGATCGAGGCGGCGTGGGACCCCGACGCGCTCCGCGAGACGTTCCAGGCGCTGTACCTCGGGACGGAACTGTACCGCGACATCGAGGGCGAGGAACCCCCCTTCGAGGCACCCGGATTCGTTCACGACGAGCCGGTGATCGTCGAGGAAGCGACCGTCGACGCGCTCACCGAGGGGTATCCGGTGTGCGTGCTGACGGGTCGACCCGCCGCCGAGGCGGACATCGCGCTCGCCCGCGCGGGCCTCGACGTGCCCGACGACCGTCGGTTCACCATGGACGACTGGGAGGCGGGCAAGCCGAACCCGCGGGCGCTGGTGACGCTGGCCGAGCGCACCGACGCCGACCGGGTCGCGTTCGTCGGCGACACCCTCGACGACGTGCGAACCGCGGTCAACGCCGCCGACGCGGACGGGTCCCGGACCTACCACGGGATCGGCGTGCTGACCGGCGGGCTCGCGGGCGCGGACGGCCGCGCGAAGTTCGCCGACGCCGGGGCCGAGGCGGTGCTCGACAGCGTGAACGACCTGCCGGGGCTGCTGGAGTGA
- the npdG gene encoding NADPH-dependent F420 reductase, whose product MRIALLGGTGDIGEGLAVRWGRDTDHELLVGSRDPEKARAAAEEYAGTVADAGGDADLKGFDNAMAADRADVVVLAVPPYHVADTVEAVEATLDDDDVVVTPAAGMKREDDGFHYHPPSAGSVTALVRDAVPDEVPVVGAFHNLAAGRLSDLSQNLGIDTLVLADDDEAAATVSRLAEEIVGLRALSAGGLSNAAEVESLTPLLINVATNNDDLHDLGVRFD is encoded by the coding sequence ATGCGAATTGCGCTCTTGGGCGGCACCGGCGACATCGGCGAGGGGCTCGCCGTACGGTGGGGCCGCGACACAGACCACGAACTGCTCGTCGGCTCGCGCGACCCCGAGAAGGCCCGCGCGGCGGCCGAAGAGTACGCCGGGACGGTCGCCGACGCGGGCGGCGACGCTGACCTGAAGGGCTTCGACAACGCGATGGCGGCCGACCGCGCGGACGTGGTCGTGCTCGCTGTGCCGCCGTACCACGTCGCCGACACGGTCGAGGCCGTCGAGGCGACCCTCGACGACGACGACGTGGTCGTCACGCCCGCCGCGGGGATGAAACGTGAGGACGACGGCTTCCACTACCACCCGCCCAGCGCCGGCAGCGTCACCGCGCTCGTACGCGATGCCGTGCCCGACGAGGTACCCGTCGTCGGCGCGTTCCACAACCTCGCGGCCGGGCGGCTCTCGGACCTGTCGCAGAATCTGGGGATCGACACGCTCGTGCTCGCGGACGACGACGAGGCGGCGGCGACGGTGTCGCGACTGGCCGAGGAGATCGTGGGCCTGCGCGCGCTCTCGGCGGGCGGCCTGTCGAACGCCGCGGAGGTGGAGTCGCTGACGCCGCTTCTCATCAACGTCGCGACGAACAACGACGACCTGCACGACCTGGGCGTCCGGTTCGACTGA
- the moeB gene encoding molybdopterin-synthase adenylyltransferase MoeB yields MTGLALDSTQLDRYSRHIILDEVGPAGQQALLSGSALVVGAGGLGSPAIQYLAAAGVGRLGIADDDAVERSNLQRQIVHADADVGRPKAESAADYVRDLNPDVDVDVYETRVEPDNAGDLIAEYDVVVDASDNFRTRYLVNDVARLHDTPVAHGSIYKFEGQVTTLTPEGPCYRCLFPEAPEPGEIPDCATTGVLGVLPGTVGCIQATEAVKLLLEQGEVLEGRLLFYDAMDMTFETVPYRPNPDCPVCGDDPIDSIEGVEYADGCGISAD; encoded by the coding sequence ATGACCGGACTCGCGCTCGACTCCACCCAACTCGACCGCTACTCGCGCCACATCATCCTCGACGAGGTCGGCCCCGCGGGCCAGCAGGCGCTGCTTTCGGGATCGGCGCTCGTCGTCGGCGCGGGCGGGCTGGGGTCACCGGCGATCCAGTACCTCGCGGCGGCGGGCGTCGGTCGCCTCGGCATCGCCGACGACGACGCCGTCGAGCGCTCGAACCTCCAGCGCCAGATCGTCCACGCCGACGCCGACGTGGGCAGGCCGAAGGCAGAGTCGGCCGCCGACTACGTCCGCGACCTCAACCCCGACGTGGACGTGGACGTGTACGAGACGCGCGTCGAACCGGACAACGCCGGCGACCTGATCGCGGAATACGACGTGGTCGTCGACGCCTCCGACAACTTCCGGACCCGGTATCTCGTCAACGACGTGGCGCGCCTGCACGACACGCCCGTCGCCCACGGCTCCATCTACAAGTTCGAGGGACAGGTGACGACGCTGACGCCGGAGGGTCCCTGCTACCGGTGTCTGTTCCCCGAGGCTCCCGAGCCGGGCGAGATCCCCGACTGCGCGACGACGGGCGTGCTCGGCGTGCTCCCGGGGACCGTCGGCTGCATCCAAGCGACCGAGGCGGTGAAACTCCTGCTGGAGCAGGGGGAGGTGCTCGAGGGGCGACTCCTCTTTTACGACGCGATGGACATGACCTTCGAGACGGTGCCGTACCGCCCGAACCCCGACTGCCCCGTCTGTGGCGACGACCCGATCGACTCCATCGAGGGCGTCGAGTACGCCGACGGCTGCGGGATCTCCGCCGACTGA
- a CDS encoding NADP-dependent oxidoreductase — MSDNRRFHLAKRPEGVPSTDTFDLRDVERPRPSPGEALVRVLYLSVDPYMRDRMRAGESYADPWEVGDPLRGGAVCEVVESNGAGFEAGDTVVGNLPWAEYATADGSDLTPVDTGDLPVSTALGVLGMPGRTAYFGTREVAEPKADDWMVVSGAAGAVGSVVGQLGELQGANVVGIAGSDEKCDWLTEDLGFTAAINYKEEDVGARLDAVADGVDVYYDNVGGPVTDAVWGRLNVDARVAICGQIALYNDEELPTGPRKLGKLIETRARVEGLLVRDFSPRFREATEHLAGLVAGGDLQYRETVTEGLENAPDAFLGLFEGENVGKQVVKVADADGE; from the coding sequence ATGTCCGACAACAGGCGCTTCCACCTCGCGAAGCGACCCGAGGGCGTCCCGAGCACGGACACGTTCGACCTCCGCGATGTCGAGCGACCCAGACCGTCCCCCGGCGAGGCGCTCGTGCGGGTGCTGTACCTCTCGGTCGACCCGTACATGCGCGACCGGATGCGCGCCGGCGAGTCGTACGCCGACCCGTGGGAGGTGGGCGACCCCCTCCGCGGCGGCGCGGTCTGTGAGGTCGTCGAGTCCAACGGCGCGGGGTTCGAGGCCGGCGACACCGTCGTCGGCAACCTCCCGTGGGCCGAGTACGCGACCGCGGACGGCTCCGATCTGACGCCCGTCGACACCGGCGACCTGCCGGTCTCCACAGCACTCGGGGTGCTCGGCATGCCCGGCCGCACGGCCTACTTCGGCACGCGCGAGGTCGCCGAGCCGAAGGCCGACGACTGGATGGTCGTCTCCGGGGCCGCCGGCGCGGTCGGCTCCGTCGTCGGCCAACTGGGCGAACTCCAGGGCGCGAACGTCGTCGGCATCGCCGGCAGCGACGAGAAGTGCGACTGGCTCACGGAGGATCTGGGCTTCACCGCCGCGATCAACTACAAGGAGGAGGACGTGGGGGCGCGCCTCGACGCGGTCGCCGACGGCGTCGACGTGTACTACGACAACGTCGGCGGCCCGGTCACCGACGCCGTGTGGGGGCGGCTGAACGTCGACGCCCGCGTCGCGATCTGCGGCCAGATCGCGCTGTACAACGACGAGGAGCTCCCCACCGGCCCGCGGAAGCTCGGCAAGCTCATCGAGACCCGCGCCCGCGTCGAGGGGCTGCTCGTGCGCGATTTCTCCCCGCGCTTCCGCGAGGCGACCGAACACCTCGCCGGCCTCGTCGCAGGCGGCGACCTCCAGTACCGCGAGACCGTCACCGAGGGACTGGAGAACGCTCCCGACGCGTTCCTGGGGCTGTTCGAGGGCGAGAACGTCGGAAAGCAGGTGGTGAAGGTCGCGGACGCGGACGGCGAGTAA
- a CDS encoding UPF0146 family protein, whose product MSDDRRSAVRRKLDEFPRLCEVGIGDRDEVAAGLASDGRAVTATDVVEREPPAGVTFVRDDVVAAADRVAGDDDADDPDNLGDADPDSFGDGDLDALDDAYRVDCVYALNCPPELHRPLLRVAGAVDAACAFTTLGGDPPAVEATPLALSGGDTLYVARDPDDVLID is encoded by the coding sequence GTGTCAGACGATCGTCGGTCCGCGGTCCGCCGGAAACTCGACGAATTCCCACGGCTCTGTGAGGTCGGTATCGGGGATCGCGACGAGGTGGCCGCCGGCCTCGCGAGCGACGGCCGCGCGGTGACTGCGACCGACGTGGTCGAACGCGAGCCACCCGCGGGAGTCACGTTCGTCCGCGACGACGTCGTCGCCGCGGCCGACCGCGTCGCCGGAGACGACGACGCCGACGATCCTGACAACCTCGGCGACGCTGACCCTGACAGCTTCGGCGACGGGGACCTCGACGCCCTCGACGATGCCTACCGCGTGGACTGCGTGTACGCGCTCAACTGCCCGCCGGAACTGCACCGCCCGCTCCTCCGGGTCGCCGGCGCGGTCGACGCCGCCTGCGCGTTCACGACGCTCGGCGGCGACCCGCCGGCGGTCGAGGCGACGCCGCTGGCGCTCTCGGGCGGGGACACGCTGTACGTCGCTCGCGACCCCGACGACGTGTTGATCGACTGA